The Brumimicrobium sp. genomic interval CGATTTATCTTCATTGTTTTATTATTTTAAATATTTGTTGTCCTTTCTCACCTCTAATGATAAGGAAATACATTCCAGTCGCACACTTCAAAGGTGTGTAAAACTCGCCTTCTTTTCGTAAAAGGATTTCATTACCATTTAGATCAATCAACTTTATTTTATCGAGTGGCATAGCTTCTGGTAATTTGAAATTGTCTGTGAATGGGTTGGGTGATACTTGAATTTGCTTTTCTATTTTATTTTGTTGCACACCCATTGTTATTAATTCCATTGTTCCAAACATTTGCCAAAAGGCGGAGATTGTATCCCCGATCGAATTGATATAAGAAAAAGGGTAACCAGATCCTCCAGCCCCCACATTGGAGGAGAAGGTGTTTCCCCAAAAACCGCCTGATTCGTTATCAAAGAAAGATATCACTTCCATATTACTCGGTCCAGG includes:
- a CDS encoding T9SS type A sorting domain-containing protein codes for the protein MEVISFFDNESGGFWGNTFSSNVGAGGSGYPFSYINSIGDTISAFWQMFGTMELITMGVQQNKIEKQIQVSPNPFTDNFKLPEAMPLDKIKLIDLNGNEILLRKEGEFYTPLKCATGMYFLIIRGEKGQQIFKIIKQ